The genomic region TGCAGCAAGAATCAGGAGGTTGCCGAAATAGGACGAGAATTTCTGAGGCTCGCGCGACACCGCCCGCACCAGCAGGTCGGCGCCACCGAAGCCAACCAGTTCGACGCTGACGACCGTGACGGCAAGGATCGCAGTGTATGAGCCGAAAGCCTCGACGCCGAGACCGCGTGCCGTTACCGCAAAGGCCACAAGCTGTACGGCAAGCGCCGACACCGTCGGCATCAGGGCGCCAACGAAGGTCATCAGTTTGAAGCGGCTCTCGAGATGACGGACAAACGTCATCAGTCGTTTCAGCATGCCTTCCCGGCTCCTTGCTTGGTCCTAAAACAGGCGGGCGTGTCAGCCCGTCCTCGCTGCATCAGCGGCAAACCCTGCCGCTGTCTTCCGGTTTCTGGGTGTCGGACGGCTTGGCTTCGTCAGGCTTCGGCCTGGCATATTCTACAAAGACATCACCGAAATGTGCATTGTAGCGACCGCGAACCTTGTCGTATTCCAGCATCCAGCCGAGCATTCGAGATTCAGGCTCGCGCTGCAGGAGAGGATAGAGAACCAGCCGCGCTGTAAGCCCTAGTGTCTTCGCCAGGCTTTTGCGCCCGCCGCCACCGAGGCTCTCCCAGCGAACGGCATGGTTGCCTACGCGAAAACGTCGCTGCCGCATCCAGGCGATGGAAGCGCGAGATTGCGGCACTTCCTCATAGACGAAGGCTTCTTCCGACCAGGCCATCTTCATGCCGGCAAAGAACAGGCCACGGAAGAACACCGTGTCGCCGCCGCCCGAAAGTCCGAATTCCTCATCGAAAAGCGGCCTCGGGATGGCCGCGACAGCTTGCAGGTCGATCAGGAAGTTGCAGGTGCAGAACACGAACGGCTTGCCGTTCAGGAACTGCTTATCCACTGACCAGTAGCGCGAGTATTTGCGCAGATGGGCTGCGTTGTCCGGGAATACCGGGCGCACCGGACCGCCGACCACGGCAGCGCCCTCGGACGCTTGTGCTTTCAGCATTTCGCTCAGCCACTCCGGCGACGGCCATTCGTCGTCGTCGATCATCGCGACGAACCGCAGGTTCAGCTTTTCGGCTTCGTCGAAAACGGCATTGCGAGCTGCCGAAATGCCTGGATGTGTCTCGATCCTGTAGTGGACCTTCAGTCCCGATTGCTCGGAAAATGCGGCAACGCTCGCAGCGACAGCGGGATCCTGCCCGTCATTGTCGGCGATGATGATCTGCGGCGGCGACGACAGTGCCTTGGCGCTGATGGCAATGTGATCGAGAAGCCTCATCAGCGATGGCAGGCGCTTATAGGTGCACAGGCCAACTGCCAGACCCTCGCGGGGCCCCTTCGTACTCACATGTGTGTCAGGTGGCGTCACGGTCTCTCCTTGACGTTAAGTGTATCGCGCGGTGCTTCCGCCGAGCAGGCCGACGGCCCGTCCTGCGTAATGCGCCGTTGAAAGCATTCCCTGTGCGACCGCGTTCCGGTCACGGCGAAATCCGGCGCCGATCGTTCGCAGCAACGAAGAGGCAAAGCCCTTGAACGCTGTGGTGTATGTCTTGCGCGGCCCGTCGTAGAAGCGATCGATCTGCGACATGTAGATCCCGGTCGTATAATATCGCGAGAGCACGCTGCCATGCGACAGCCTGTTTTCAGGTGTGGGCTCGAAGACGACCGCCTCGTCGCACCAGGCGATCCGGCCGCCGCTCTGCCTTACCCTGCGGAACAGATCGTAGTCCTCACCACCGGACGCACTGTATTCGTTGCGAAACAGAGGTGCCGG from Rhizobium tumorigenes harbors:
- a CDS encoding glycosyltransferase family 2 protein, encoding MTPPDTHVSTKGPREGLAVGLCTYKRLPSLMRLLDHIAISAKALSSPPQIIIADNDGQDPAVAASVAAFSEQSGLKVHYRIETHPGISAARNAVFDEAEKLNLRFVAMIDDDEWPSPEWLSEMLKAQASEGAAVVGGPVRPVFPDNAAHLRKYSRYWSVDKQFLNGKPFVFCTCNFLIDLQAVAAIPRPLFDEEFGLSGGGDTVFFRGLFFAGMKMAWSEEAFVYEEVPQSRASIAWMRQRRFRVGNHAVRWESLGGGGRKSLAKTLGLTARLVLYPLLQREPESRMLGWMLEYDKVRGRYNAHFGDVFVEYARPKPDEAKPSDTQKPEDSGRVCR